TTTCAAATAAAGAAGATTTGTAGTGATCGGTTAATTCCATTTCTGCCAATGTTGTCACCATGCACATCTTCACTTCTTCTGATCCTGCCAACAAAACAGATCATTTTCAGTACCGGTCAAAACAGGTCAGATTATATTATATTAGTTTATTATTTTACAAAAATTACCTGAAGATAGTCGACGCAGCAGATGTGTGAAATAATTAGCTTTTGCCATCTGGATGACATTTTGATCAGAGAAGGAAAGTTGGGCCAAAAGTTCATGTGCCCGTGTGGCGGCTTGAGTATCGTCGTTGTTGGACATCGTCACTAAAAGTAGTATGCATCCCTGAACCATCCCGATGTGATTTTTTAACGTCTCATTTTGTGATAATTCAAATAATAATTCAACCGCCAGTTTTCCTTCATAAATTTTACGCCCAAGAGACCGCACTATATATTCAACCGAACCATTGACTTTTGCAATCCTATCCTACATTAAGCTTTGAGTATgagaaaaattaataaataaaaaacatacAGAGCAACGAAAACTTTGGTCCAGTTTCTGTTTTAAGCTACAAAACCTAATGGGCCAGAAAAACCATCAAAGTTATTgatttaagagtaaaatgccattttcgtccctgagttTTGGCTACTTTTGTGACTTTTGTCCAAacgtttgtttttccgcatctggatcctaaaggtttaaaatcttgtcattttcgtCTGACTcgttaactccgtccatttttaATGTTAAGTCatgggtatttttgtctttttagacACTTTTGTGATGATTAAAGGGTTTGGGCTGAGAGAAAGTCAACAGAGTTATATCTATATTTCTTGTAGTGTTTtctaatttaataaaaaaaaatatctagAAAGACAGAAATGCCCccatttaacggagaaaaatcgatggagttaacgagtcagatgaaaatggcaagatttcaaatcttATGGATCCAGATGCGGGAAAGCAAACCTCAGGACGAAAATCACAAAAATGacaatggcattttactcttgaTTTAAAGTAGACAACTTTCAACAACTGACCAAATGATGTGACGGTTGCATAATATCAATTCAAGTTATGAAAGTCGAAGTATAAGTACCTTCGCATCATCACTATCCTTTGCCAAAATGCAAAGTAAGACAAGTGTACGAGTCCTTATCTCTCGGCTTTTACCATCGAGTAATCCCACAAGGGTAGGAATGTAATTCTCCAAAACTATCCATTCCCGGTGAACACCTCTTTCTTCACATAAACTTTGCAACTCGTCGAGACAACAAATCACGTCTTCCTCATTTTCCGCTAATGGCTTTGAGAGTTTCGGTTTAATCGAAGCAATTGTGATCATGGTGTTTCGATCCTTCCATTCCTCAATTGATTGCTTTAACGTCTTGTTAGGCCGTAACGATGATTTATCCAAAGGAGTCATGGTTAACGGACAGAAGTTACTCCCGTCAGCCAACCATTTCTCAATGGCAGCTCTTTCAAACGTGTGACCAGACGCCGTTTCAACGGGGTCCACCATAACTTCGCGGGTAATCGGGCAGTAGAACGATTGAAGTGGTTCTAACGGTTGACTTCCTAACGAAGTCCGTTTCGTCAAatactttttttctttttcttcaggAGAAGACGTAGCATCGGCTCGTTCTAGTAACGCAATTATTTGATCCATTTGAATTGCTTCGGCTTGATCTTTCCTCAACTTTGCATCTTCTATCTCATTCTTAAAATCTTCCAATTCTTTCCTTAATGAAGATCGTTCAGTCGATATTCCAAGAGCTTGCGCAATCGAAACCAGTAAATTGTTGGCATATGAGCTATCTGCATTCCGTTCGTTAACTCCCGATTCTATTTTCTTCAAAATCGCTTCATCTGCTACAGCTGTTTTGAACTCTACAGACTGCATAACATCACATAGTTGACCAAGATCCTGCTTCATGCTTGCCGAAACTCCCAATTGCGAAAAAGGAATTAAACTTAACGCGCGGCTAATTTCTCGTGTGATCTCCCCTATTCGTCTGGTGATCGACCGGCTATTCATCAACCTGTAAATTCTGTTCTTTTGATTGCATTCCGTAACCAGTTGTTTACCAAGTCTGACTTGTTGATTCAAGATCTCAACAAAAGTCGTATCCGCATTAATAGTTTCTTTTTTGCTTAATTCTTTTAAAAGCGGAACGATTCTGTCTAAGTATAATGAAAACTCTGAAAAACTCTCCTTCTCTACAATGGCATTCTTGGCTTCAGTGGCTGCTTCAGTAAATAACTCTATGGTTTGAGAGATCAACTCTGCAGCTGCCATTGAAGAAGCGCTCGTAATTGCTTCCATTGCAATATGATTATTGCAACTAAATGCTACAAATTTGGTATTATTGGAATCATTATATATTCTTCAGGTTAATACCCTCATGGCCTCATCCTCTCATGAGGCTAATAACAACAAGGACCTGAGAAGCAAAATTTTCAGTCAAAATTTGTTTCGGGTCGAAATTATAGTCCCGTTTTTTAGTATAAATGGCCTAGCTTCTTGTAGTCTATAAAAGTGTATTCTTTGCTGATCAACACAAAAAGAATGCAAATTTGAACATATGGATTCTGGTTACAAAAGTGAGATACAACAAAACATGATCAAATCTGTCCAAATGTGTTTTGAGTATGAGGATATCCAGGGGTGTGTGCAAATGAGCTGAGCCAAGCCCAGGCTCGACTAAGCTCCAGCtagagctcgagctcggcttggttCGAGCTTCGTTGctaaggctcgagctcggctcgtggGTAGTTTTTCAAGCTCGATCCCAGCTTGGGCTTGTATATTGTTTATTAGTTAATTTATATCAATTCTAAAAAATAGAGAATGTAACATACACGTTTTGTTACGTTttgagccaaaaaaaaaaaaaaaaactaaaaaaacgcCGACTACCTTTTTTCTAAAGAGTTCAATATTTGTATGTTACATGTATTTTTTGAGTAATGTTACCTAAAATTTTATACTTTATTTTTAAGCCAACTACTCGgtgcttttttttattttttttggctCAAAACGTAACAAAACTTATGTATTACATTCcctaatttttttagaaaaaaaaagtttgttAGATAAGGTTTTTCAGAGTTttttcaactcaagtgggttttcttTCTATAATtgccctatatatacatatatatatatatatatagggtgaggttcatGTAAAAAAGACCTTTTTCGTGATAAGTGTGAGAAGGCATAGAAATTGACATGTAGgcatcatgttttggacttaggcatgatgttttgggttgtttggcaagaaaaacaccaaacataacaatttaaaacacaatgcaatGTATTATGGGCATGCAAtttaaaaaacaacaaaaacacaCTGCTTAATACTTAAAACACACTACTTCACGTTCTTGGCATagtgttttaagttttaagcctAGAATTCATTGCCAGAGGCGTCTCTAAGAATTCACTGTACCTTGtccgagctcgaaaaaatgtgcccttccgtaatgttttattattatttaaaaaaatcaaattagtatcgggctcaataaacctaatgccaagtgggctaaattctaaaTCATAAAAAGGATTTGTAAATGGACCTATATTGGaattggtatgtgtttactatttaaaaataaataaataacatatatatatatatatcgaattttttaaaaaattcaagtgcccctcgaaatcacgggcCTTGGGCgaaggtcctccccgcacaccatcataGCCGCCACTGTTCATTGCATTGtgtcttaaattgttatgtttggtgtttttcttgccaaaacaacccaaaacattaTGCCCAGGTCCGAAACAAGATGCCTGCATGTCAATTTTTATGTCTTCTAACGAAAAGTgtcctttttacaggatcctaaaagtatatatatatatatatatatatagggaaaggttaacatacaaaaaggctTATCGTACATTAACGTAGGCGACGCGCGTAACCGTTGGATCAATACCCTAATCACGCATAAGACACAAAAATAACGCATGGGATTCATTTTCTGGTGATAATTACGCATGgggtgataatcacgcatggaaaagtataataacgcacgttataaaggtttaaaaaaaatcacgcacgttatcatgtttgtcgcgtacgttaatgtaggttaagcctttttgtacattatactttctctatatatatatatatagttaattTATCATAATTatgtaaataataataactattatATAAATCTATACCTAATATttcaaataaaaattatataaataataggcTCGTCTCGAGCTCGACAAGTGAAGCTAGAGCttgtttactaaacaagcttataTTTAGGCTAGGGCTCTAGCTCAAGCTCGTTTAAGCCCTAAGTCACTATAGTGTCCTCCTGTAAGCGAATTAAACAGCAAAATTCTAGCTTTTGCTATAATCAGGCATAATTGCAGTCACAAACGTCTTAATTTCTAATACTAAACACAAACACTGTGATATATTAATTCTTGTGAAGCAGAAAACCAAAATGGACAGTAATAATCGAACATAGATGAGTGGAATCAACTAATAAAACTAGAAACTGTTTGTTTTCAGATTATAAAGctaaaaacatgaataaacaatgaAATAGGGAGGCAGAAGACTTGAAGTCAACCGCagtataaaaaaaaaagatataataAAAAGGATCGTAAAATTAGCTGACCTGATAAGAAGGAAAAGTGTAATTGCAGTAAAATGCAAGGAAGATGAGCAGTTGAAGTGATCAATTTGGCTTATGATTTGACGCCATAAGGGTCTTGACTTGAAGAAGAGAAGAGGAGAAGAATTATATATCATACGCTGGCCAATGGCCAGGTGAATAAAACACAAAATTAAATTCAGGTTTCTttttagggtgaagggggtgctcacctaataggtgagtcccctctcttacgcccaaccaatcaactagtgccacgtcaactcccctctaatactcccctaatacccctttttgatggcggcactcccctcttaggtgatttggttttttatttaaaaaaaaaaaaaaatttcattggTTGAAAATGATGGTGGCCCCACCTTCTCTCTCTACCCTCTTCGGTGTCTCCCCACCGGAATTGTTCCCCGAAATGGCTCCCCTCTTTGTTGGCATCCCCCTTCCCGATCGGCAACCCTATCCCCGATTCCCCTTCCCGAATACACCCCGGATACCCTTAGGCCATGTTTGAAACGTTGTTTGGGTAACAAAGTAAAAACGAGTTTTTTTAGGAAAGAATAAGTAAAAAAGTCAACTAAATTATTACTTTTTTAAGAAAGAGATAAGAATGCTAAAAAAACTCATCCAAATATGCTcttattatttttcttttctttaagaccatatgtaatggggctttatCAATGGCGGATCCAAGCCCACTTCAAGATGgacgggcgcacccccggggaaaaaaatTTAGTGTTAAATTCTGTCGAAAATCCCGTctgcaccccttggaatttttcgtccgcaccccttggatttttcgaccgcacccttgaacgcaccccttaggtaaaaagttttatcaatttatattttaattttttttggtaaactcttatttaaaaaaaatactacctaaattatataacttttaatacctaactaactaaacccaaatacccatacatttacccacttataattcctaactagctagcccactaagtcttagcccattaaccaaacccaacaatatttcaaactataataaaataattaaagcccaaaacctttagaaattaTCTTccgctctctccctctcttgcgtccctgcactgccaacgaacaacatcacccagcgacaacagtccaACAGCCGGCgcccaccgtaatcagccaccataccaccgtcgtttgacaccaaatctaaccggaatccgaacacgggtaagtaattctttgttattttgatgattttggttgatattataggagaaaaaaaggtaataaagttgttaaataggtttgaaattttgtgtgttttgacgttgtttattgttttttagatgatttttagcgtgattatgttgtttatatatttttagggtgattacaactagcgttatgatttctaggcttgaatagttaaaaattaaaattgaaacattatgttatggagcgatgaacttatgttatatagagaaagaattgtttaaaatttagttttaaatgatgttttggatagatttcaaaaaatgaaaactcgtaGGGCgccgacgttttaattatgtttgtaacaaagtttacatgtttttgattattatataaatttagtttgatgttcgtttgttttacatgacccgacccgacccgatacaaCCCGATTTTTTTACtcatata
This is a stretch of genomic DNA from Helianthus annuus cultivar XRQ/B chromosome 16, HanXRQr2.0-SUNRISE, whole genome shotgun sequence. It encodes these proteins:
- the LOC110918126 gene encoding U-box domain-containing protein 44-like isoform X2, whose protein sequence is MEAITSASSMAAAELISQTIELFTEAATEAKNAIVEKESFSEFSLYLDRIVPLLKELSKKETINADTTFVEILNQQVRLGKQLVTECNQKNRIYRLMNSRSITRRIGEITREISRALSLIPFSQLGVSASMKQDLGQLCDVMQSVEFKTAVADEAILKKIESGVNERNADSSYANNLLVSIAQALGISTERSSLRKELEDFKNEIEDAKLRKDQAEAIQMDQIIALLERADATSSPEEKEKKYLTKRTSLGSQPLEPLQSFYCPITREVMVDPVETASGHTFERAAIEKWLADGSNFCPLTMTPLDKSSLRPNKTLKQSIEEWKDRNTMITIASIKPKLSKPLAENEEDVICCLDELQSLCEERGVHREWIVLENYIPTLVGLLDGKSREIRTRTLVLLCILAKDSDDAKGCILLLVTMSNNDDTQAATRAHELLAQLSFSDQNVIQMAKANYFTHLLRRLSSGSEEVKMCMVTTLAEMELTDHYKSSLFENGALDSLLHLISHGNTRMKETAAKAIRSLSTLPKNSIQMIKNGSVNSLVNLLYSHTSSHYLQDELAAIIMHLATSTMSQNYNRPPVSLFESDGDIDSLFSFTGCSRPLVQESLLHSFYAMCHSPLATTVKTTLRQKPENIQLLVDLCKNENRKVRANAVRLFCCLTEDGDDKEIIDRMGLQSIETLIKVIQSPVDEEEITSAMGVLSNLTQSSQLTESLLKAEGLHVISSCLRDVMQNRPHKKQLIENTVGSLCHFTVPTNQSSQKKVAETGVIPLLVQLLEVGTSLTKRKASISLGQLSKSSFELSHAIPRRGLFKCFSPQSVSACPVHQGICTVETSFCLVEADAVSPLVRLLRDSDLNVSEASLDALLTLIEAERLPYGSKVLAEADALHPIIKLLNCPSSSLQEKVLNALERIFRLLDMKQKYGHLAQTALVDLTQRGNNVTKSLAARILGQLNVLHDQSSYF
- the LOC110918126 gene encoding U-box domain-containing protein 44-like isoform X1, whose translation is MEAITSASSMAAAELISQTIELFTEAATEAKNAIVEKESFSEFSLYLDRIVPLLKELSKKETINADTTFVEILNQQVRLGKQLVTECNQKNRIYRLMNSRSITRRIGEITREISRALSLIPFSQLGVSASMKQDLGQLCDVMQSVEFKTAVADEAILKKIESGVNERNADSSYANNLLVSIAQALGISTERSSLRKELEDFKNEIEDAKLRKDQAEAIQMDQIIALLERADATSSPEEKEKKYLTKRTSLGSQPLEPLQSFYCPITREVMVDPVETASGHTFERAAIEKWLADGSNFCPLTMTPLDKSSLRPNKTLKQSIEEWKDRNTMITIASIKPKLSKPLAENEEDVICCLDELQSLCEERGVHREWIVLENYIPTLVGLLDGKSREIRTRTLVLLCILAKDSDDAKDRIAKVNGSVEYIVRSLGRKIYEGKLAVELLFELSQNETLKNHIGMVQGCILLLVTMSNNDDTQAATRAHELLAQLSFSDQNVIQMAKANYFTHLLRRLSSGSEEVKMCMVTTLAEMELTDHYKSSLFENGALDSLLHLISHGNTRMKETAAKAIRSLSTLPKNSIQMIKNGSVNSLVNLLYSHTSSHYLQDELAAIIMHLATSTMSQNYNRPPVSLFESDGDIDSLFSFTGCSRPLVQESLLHSFYAMCHSPLATTVKTTLRQKPENIQLLVDLCKNENRKVRANAVRLFCCLTEDGDDKEIIDRMGLQSIETLIKVIQSPVDEEEITSAMGVLSNLTQSSQLTESLLKAEGLHVISSCLRDVMQNRPHKKQLIENTVGSLCHFTVPTNQSSQKKVAETGVIPLLVQLLEVGTSLTKRKASISLGQLSKSSFELSHAIPRRGLFKCFSPQSVSACPVHQGICTVETSFCLVEADAVSPLVRLLRDSDLNVSEASLDALLTLIEAERLPYGSKVLAEADALHPIIKLLNCPSSSLQEKVLNALERIFRLLDMKQKYGHLAQTALVDLTQRGNNVTKSLAARILGQLNVLHDQSSYF